A DNA window from Gigantopelta aegis isolate Gae_Host chromosome 4, Gae_host_genome, whole genome shotgun sequence contains the following coding sequences:
- the LOC121372557 gene encoding uncharacterized protein LOC121372557 encodes MERRHRGGRLRPGRTTSPTTCTAERRIRRKRDPGADEMIRFVREFQLQKQPTLLRIQKRAPLPDIGHLAAPSVQDSGFDEKTVDDNGIDGDAPLDDEVAAIDDSATSVGTNGYKIVCDVDAFQRRPMHNARSFETHLSQQAGRFKYDGVLNSYGRLNIGRINQPTLVQLPPIQRDDLPERPSAPSPSVTPPLPGEDLDSAGEPVDFIDPT; translated from the coding sequence ATGGAGCGACGTCACCGGGGAGGCAGACTGCGGCCTGGCAGAACTACGTCACCGACGACGTGCACAGCGGAGCGGCGCATCAGACGCAAACGAGACCCCGGGGCAGACGAAATGATTCGCTTTGTGCGCGAATTCCAGCTCCAAAAACAACCCACTCTACTGCGCATCCAGAAGAGGGCGCCTCTTCCGGACATCGGTCACCTAGCAGCGCCCTCTGTTCAGGATTCCGGATTTGATGAGAAAACTGTCGATGACAATGGTATCGATGGCGACGCGCCGTTGGACGATGAAGTGGCGGCGATAGACGACAGCGCGACGTCGGTTGGAACAAACGGATACAAGATCGTGTGTGACGTGGACGCCTTTCAGAGGAGGCCCATGCACAACGCTCGATCATTCGAGACGCATCTCTCCCAGCAGGCCGGTCGGTTTAAATACGACGGCGTCCTCAACTCGTATGGAAGGCTGAACATAGGACGTATAAACCAGCCCACACTCGTCCAGCTGCCGCCAATCCAGAGAGATGATTTGCCGGAAAGACCTTCTGCGCCGTCTCCCAGTGTTACGCCTCCACTTCCAGGGGAAGATCTGGACTCCGCGGGTGAACCAGTGGACTTTATTGATCCCACCTGA
- the LOC121372558 gene encoding uncharacterized protein LOC121372558, producing MDTMAENSTRNADVKNSVSTKTEKFLSQLNKGFRKSKAQQILRLLKDQEELNHRFRECALVEEEDSGTVTDDDNWSIAGSDVSTQETEKKLSQRLNFRKQRGGRSKTSMGFYNDVDHDDLSDDSTSQTSVYKDSQYVCTSRDSQLASSVSRRSVSFRGTQLGDSDLMEFQGVRSASSSRPKSSMSSLSTRNKRGQLLLDSGSFGVPRSPRVYDDELNKQRLRITSVKGDPLFRRTGVYGVDSADFTDCGRKESSRLAYAIVSNHADSSIHKRSSEVPVSEKPYGYIAEPWKADSGSKVSRTTSFNERGKYGTRTSSKLLQSPRAVLSVDNHPLHAQHDHQALSRVVRPMPPTRPRKKKQIGELLRSSGQTSLNTINERSHPVAVMKLPPLETVKKTLPDRDLVCVCKEACV from the coding sequence ATGGATACTATGGCGGAGAATAGCACCAGAAACGCAGACGtcaaaaacagtgtcagtaCGAAAACCGAGAAGTTTTTATCACAGCTCAATAAAGGTTTTCGTAAATCGAAAGCTCAGCAAATTTTACGTCTGCTGAAGGACCAGGAAGAGCTGAATCATCGGTTTCGAGAGTGTGCCTTGGTAGAGGAAGAGGACTCGGGGACAGTCACAGATGACGATAACTGGAGCATTGCCGGAAGTGACGTCTCTACTCAAGAAACTGAGAAGAAACTGTCTCAGCGCCTGAATTTTCGGAAACAGCGGGGTGGGCGGTCTAAGACGTCCATGGGTTTCTACAACGACGTGGACCACGACGACCTGTCAGACGACTCGACCTCTCAGACGAGTGTATACAAGGACAGTCAGTACGTCTGCACGTCACGTGACTCTCAGCTGGCCTCGTCCGTCTCGAGACGGAGCGTGTCGTTCAGAGGAACTCAGCTGGGCGACTCGGACCTCATGGAGTTCCAGGGTGTGCGCTCGGCCAGCTCGTCCAGACCCAAGTCCAGCATGTCGAGTCTATCCACGCGTAACAAGCGAGGTCAGCTCCTGCTGGACAGCGGCTCGTTCGGCGTGCCCCGGTCACCGCGCGTGTACGACGACGAGCTCAACAAACAGAGACTGAGGATCACGTCTGTGAAGGGAGACCCGCTCTTTAGGAGGACCGGCGTGTACGGTGTCGACTCAGCGGACTTCACGGATTGTGGCAGGAAGGAAAGTTCTCGCTTAGCGTACGCCATCGTTTCAAATCACGCGGATTCCTCGATTCACAAACGCTCAAGTGAAGTACCTGTGTCAGAAAAACCTTACGGCTATATCGCCGAACCCTGGAAAGCTGATTCTGGGAGCAAGGTGAGCAGGACAACCTCGTTTAACGAAAGAGGCAAGTACGGCACGAGGACCTCCAGTAAGCTGCTACAGTCGCCCAGAGCGGTTCTATCGGTGGACAACCACCCTCTGCACGCCCAGCACGACCACCAGGCGCTGTCGAGGGTGGTGCGCCCCATGCCGCCCACCCGGCCTAGGAAGAAGAAACAGATCGGCGAGCTGCTGCGATCCTCAGGACAGACGTCGCTCAACACGATCAACGAGAGGTCGCACCCCGTGGCAGTGATGAAACTTCCTCCCCTAGAAACTGTCAAAAAGACCCTTCCAGACAGAGACCTTGTATGTGTGTGCAAGGAGGCGTGCGTATGA